CACCTCTAGGCATCTAAGACTTATTCTCTGAGACTAGCTCTGCCTAACCATGGAAAGCACTGAATAAtactgaatataaataaatgaagatctAGGCCCAGAAAGAGGCATCCTTTCTATAGAGCACTTTATGTGGCTTCCTGCTCTAAGGCGATCAGAAAAGGGATCAAGAAGTTGGaaacagggccaggcgtggtggctcatacctgcaatcccagcattttgggatgccaaggtaagaggactgcttgagctcaggagttcctgaccaacctgggaaacataaagagacaccatctcacaaaaattttttaaatacggccaggtgtgctggcacacctatagtctcagccatttgggaggctgaagtggaaggattgcttgagcccaggactggatgctacagtaagctatgatcccaccactgccctTCACCTTGGAAAGCaggagactttgtttcaaaaaaaaaaaaaagttggaaacacCTTACTAAGCCCGTCATAATCTCTATGAACCCAGCTACCGCCAGGGTCACCAGCCAGTCCCTCGGAAGGAGCAGTGACAGACACGGTCTGGGCAGCCAGGAGCAAATAAGACAAGACTATATATAGCAAGTGTGGTTGAGGCTTTATTTTGATCAGGAAGGCCTAAGGCAGGGGCCATGCTGCAGGAGCAGGGCCTGTAAACCAGTCAATGCTGCTCTTTCATGCAGCATGGGGACAGCTCGGGGCTGAGCTCCACAGGCGAGGGGCTAGGTAGGCCCCTCAAAGCAGACACAACCACTAACAGGAAGGAAGGTCAGGCTGGCTTTAGTGCAGGGAAGGGTAATGTTGGGAGGGTGATCTTCATGAAGGAAAGTGGGTAACTGAGGCTTTAAAGGGCCTGCATGGGACAGGGGTTTAGGGGAAGTGAGGAAGTCCAATAAAGTCTCGGGGGTAAAGATGGGAATAAACAGGAGAAAAGGACAAGGAGCCAGGTGCTGGGATGCACAGTCCAGCTTCACTCCACAGCCTGGGCAGAGGGCTGAGTATGGGCTCCTCACTCCCACCTCCTGGCCTTCAAGGCATTACTTGTTGCCCCAGACAGCCACCCTTGTGTACAGAGGTTTTGGGAGGAAGCGGCTGGACTTCATGTAGGCAGAGATCTTCTCCAAGCCCTGAGATGGGGGAAAATAAGGCCAGAGCTCAAGGTCAGCTGCCCATGAGGGCTGGGGTAACCCCACTGCAGACACAGCAGGTCAGGGCCCTGGCCACAGCCTTTCCACATGGGCTCCAGTGCTGTGGCATCACACAGCCTCTTAGGGTCCCCAGATCTGCAGAGTTAACTCTTCCAATTTCCTTAAAATAATGTCATACCATAATAACAGCTACCACTTATGAAGATTCTACACTGTGCTGGGTGGTCTATATCCAAGAGAAATTACAACATAAGCTTAGAAAATCCACTTGACTCTTCTGCAAGGCTGAATCTATTATCACCATTTCTCATGTGGGAAACAGAAGTCCAGCAACTACCCCACACTCAAATAGCTAGTAAGGGGGACAGAGCTGCAGTGTAGCCTGGTTCTGTCTCTCTCCAGTTCTCGCCTCTTTCTGCCAAATTCCCATCCTCCCCCAAATCCCTCAGGAGGTCCTCTTGCTGTCTGACTGCACAACATTCTTCTGTTTCACGGGGAGGCTCCTGGCTTGCCTAGGTTTGCACACACAGAGGGGACATCTGCAAATGTCCGTGCAGCCTGGAAGAGAGCCCAGATCTCACCCAAGGACCAGGCAAAACCTGATGAAAGTGGACAAGGTGTGTTGGGCCAGCAAAAGAAAGGTCAGACCAGGCTCTAATTATTCCTTGTAAAGCAGAAAGTCTAAACCTCCCCACCTGGTACCTGAGCTAAATACCACTGTGCCCTAACCCACCTCATCTCCAACCCCACTACCACAGACCAGGCTGTATGACACTCAGGTGTGCTCTGCACGATCTTCCCAGGATCAAATGGCCATGTAATTTCTAAGGATTCAGTCAGAGCCAGGGCTGCCTATTCCCAAAGGGCCACGCCCAGATGGACCGTATGCTGCAGCCctcagctctcctcccctcccaccaccTCTTACATAACCCCAAGGCCACTCAGCCGGGACCAGAGCCAGAGCTGATGGGAACTAGCTGAGTAACCAGATCTCTTGATGGGGAgtgggaaaggaaaacaaattctaGGCTGAAAAACTTGTTGGACTAATGCCTCAAATTCCCAAATCTGTACTAAAGTAGGATTTGCTGCTCTCAAACAACTTCAGCACGGGTGAGATGGTTCCCCGTGAGCGGGGGCAGGCCCTGGGCCCGGTACCCAGGTGGTaccacacacacctcacaggCTGCTCTGCCTGCACTGCAGGCCTCTCACTGCACTCTTTTCCAGGATGGGGCGGTCATCTATGCATCTCCCACTGTGCCTCACACCCTGCCTCATGCAGAGGAGAAGGTCGGTGAATAGGAGTAAAATCAGTGTGCTCCTCATCTCACAGGGGGAACACTTGGAACAttggagggaaaaaagagaggaagaaagataaagaaggacACTGCCCCAGCACAGAGCACCTCAACACACACTCCTTCAACAGGGGCACCCACATATGTCCCCTAAtccagctccagcctcagctccaTATCTCAGGATTTTCCACATGGGGGTCCAACCATGCAAAGCTTCTGGGGGTAGCTATGAATACTGCCTGTGGGTTTCATACTCGACATCAATGCCACGGTGTGTCAGTCCTACTATTGCCAGCTGCATCCGCATTCCTAAAGTTCTCTGCCTCTTCCAAAGTGTCCTGGGTTGTGAAACCCAGGCTGGATGAGGCCtgaggcttttttcttttgtcacaaaAGGGAGAGCCCTGACTGCTGcccatagatccagaggctcACAGGGAGCCCAGCACAGCCTCCACTGGCTCTGGGACCCTGAGCAAAGGCCTGACCCTCTcattctcagtttccttatctctaaaatgggcaAGATAATTCTGTCACCCTGTAGGAATGTTGTAAAGTTCAAATTCCACACAATAGGTATTAAGTGCTGGGCACGGTTCCTGGCATAAAgccagcactcaataaatgcaagTTATTCTTTGTGTAGCTCCAGGACTGGGAAAGCATCTCAAAGGAGGGAAAGGAACAAGGGGCATCAAAGAGAAAGGAGGATGGGGGCATCACCTCAAAGTGGGAGATGAAGTCCTTCAGATTTGGGAAGGCGTCCAAGCACTTTGGCTCAAATATACGGTGGAGATCAAGGACATCATAGGCGAGGAAATCTACAAAGGTGATCTGCAGAAGGCCAAGAATGTGTGGGCTGGAACCTCCGTAACATAGGATGTATGACAAATCTCTAGTGTCCCCATCACATGACCCCATTACCTTGTCTCCAACAAACCATGGCCTCTTCCCCAGGAACTGTGAGAAGTGCTGCATCATTGTAGGAAGTCCCTCCAAGTATTCTGGCTTCAGTTTCTCCTGAGGCAGAAAACAGCTGTCACCACCGTCAGACACAAGATCCCTGCACAGATGCGGCCTCCCCAGTTCTGCGTATGGCCCCAGCTGACCACGAGCAAGCAGCCATCTTCCCCACAGCTGGAACTGGCTTAGTTGGACATACCAGCATTTATTAGGCTCCAAATGGGTAGCTGGAGGCTTTTGTGGCAATGGGATGGCAGAGAGGAACACAACACTATACCTGAATCTGTCCCCACTGACCTCCCAACCACACTCCTCTGGGTCAGCCCAGGAGCACCTGAGCACCTGGCAGGCTCTGGACCCCAGACACGAGCAGAATCAAGGATACAAAGAACTAAAGGAGCTCAGAGAAAGAAGTTGAAAGTTCCTCCTAGTGGAGTGGCAGAATAATTAAATGGACATTGAGTAGTTTCTGGAGAGATGAGATTTTGAGAGACTGAGTGGAAGGAGACAGAGGAACAAAGGCCCTCTGGCCACCACTGAGCTGCCTGTTAGGAAAATGCATTCATCCCTGTGCGTGTCAAGGAGAAGCACTAGGAAAAGAATAGCATGGAATTCCACAGAGGAGGGTGCTATTACTTCTCCACTACGTACTTCTTTACCCCATAGTGTGAGTCTGCGTATTCCCCAAACAGGTAGATGGAGTGAACCAGCTGGGTTAGATGACCCGTGGCAAAGGTCAGGGGTCAGAGGTGAAGGGAATTCTGAATGCATGACTTTATTGTCTAGGAACTGAATTTCTAGCTTGGGATGTACGGACTTCCTATGATTGGTGGGGACtgatttcaagtttttattttatagagtttAATGATATGTCAGTCACTCTGCTACAGTACAGGGAACCCTGAGAGAACCAAGAGCAGTGAGGAGTTCAAATTGTGAATAGGACTAGAGTAGATGGGAATACAAGAAGTCTGGCTTCTGGCCCAGACCAGGGAGGGACTCACAAAATCAGGGCTGTAGCAGACTCTGGCCAGCTGATTGGAGACGTCCATAGCCTGGTTCTCCAAAATGTCCACACGaatcttctcctcttctgtctccccACCTGCCACCCACAAAACACACTCACTCTGAGCATCGCACCCCAATCCAGCCAAGGAGGAGGCCACCTTCCCCCCACACACTGCAGCCAACCACACTCACACAGGTTGTGCTTGCGGGCAATGTAGCGCAGGATGGCGTTGCTCTGGGTGATCTTGTGAGTCCCATCAATCAAGTAGGGCAGCTGGATGAATGGGAAACCGGGGAAGTGCAGTTGGGCCACCAGGTTCCCCAGCATCCCCTTCTCATAAGCAAGGACTTATGAGAAGAGAGGAGACCGGGCACTCACTGTGCCTGCTCATGGCAGGCCTGAAATAAGAATACTGTCACATGGACGAATGAGCTTGGACACAGAACATCATGGAAGGGCTGTGTAGACAGCCAGGAGTGAGGGAATTGGGCAGAAGACTCCGGATCCTAACCCCTCTAAGCTGGGAGAGGAGATGCGGTCAGAGACACATTGCACTTGCCCCCAAAACCGCCCCTTCCCCTGCACCTACATTGGGAAAGTCCAGGCCCAGCTTGAATTTTTCATTCAGCCACTGGCTTCTGTCATAGTCAGGAGCTGTGGTGGGGAAGATGAAGTGAAAACAAACCTCCCCAGAGCCCAGCCCTCCTTCCCCGGGACCCTCCCAAGGAGCCAGTGGCAAGACCCCTGAGACAGGTGGATCTAGAATCTGACTACACAGCCCTGCATCCCAGGGTTCAGAGAGAAAGAATCCCGGTGAGGGCTGTGGACCCCACGCGACTAAGGCTTCCAGGGTTTAAGCAAGCTCTGAGGAACACCCATCCCAGTTACCCAGACAAGGGGCCCAGCATCCCGCCCCAGCATTCTGCCTTGCAAGGCCAGAGGGCTCCCTCACCAGGGCTCAGGGAAGGGACAGCCTGCAGCTCCAGCAGGGGAGGCCTGCAGAGTCAGCCACAGGTGGCCACCATGGGTTGCTTGGTGCCAACTCAGCGGGAGTGGGCAGGGCCCGGACACGAGGGTGCCCATTACCGTCCCCCATTGTGTACTTCTTTTCCTCATAGCTTGAGTCTGTGTATTCCAGGAGCAGGCGGATGGCGTGGGCCAGCTGGGAGAGATGGCCCGCAGCTCGGGTCAGAGATGGCAGGTCCCTGACTTGGTGAATTTCTCTGCACCAGGCGAGCCCCCAGTCTACACTGCACGCACCTACACACCTGCCCTTCTTCTTCCCCCAGTCTACACTGCACTGCACCCCTCTCCGCCTCCccggcacacacacacacacacacacacacacacacagaggcatgcacAGGCCCTCCTGTGAGAGATAGCCCTAAAGAGGAACCGTCCCTAGAGCCGGTCCCCAGCCGCTCGGCACTTCCCGCCCACGCGCCCGGTCCCACCGTGCAGCGGACCCTCACTAACCCCGCGGATGTCCCAGTACCCCAGTGTCATGGACATGATGCTGGTTGGTGTGGATTCTGCAGACAGGACTCAGCTGGGCTGAACTGCGACTTCCTCTGGGGTTCCTGGCGTGCAGGGGCGGGACCTAGTGCCAGACCCGCCCCCTCGGCCCCGCTGCGCCCGCCGATCTTCAAGGTCTTCACTTCCAACCGGCCGATCTTCAAGGTTGTCACTTCCAACCAACAGGCGCGGGGGGAGGCACGGAGAAGATTGCTGGATCCTCACTGGCTGGAAGGAGTAAGATCCACCGCCACCTCCGAGGGTTCAGGGAGCAACGTCCGGAGGCCCCAGGCGGGGCTGGACCTCGCCAGCTTCCGTAGCCCCGCCCTGGGGCGTTCCACCCTGCcgcgccccgccccaccccaccgcGCCCCGACGCGCTTCAGAACTCTGCTGGGTCCCCAGGGACTTGGCTGTGCCTGTGAGAGTCAAGCCAGATCCTAAGAGAAAAGTTATTTCCCAGGTTCCTTCTTCTCCGGACGTGGCCCAGCCTTCCGCCTCTCGGCTGCCGAGTTTCCACAGGctctgggaaactgaggctgccaGAGTCAGACCAAAGAGAGGTCTCAGAGAGTTTAATTCAACACTTCTTGGCAACTAAGTCTTAGAAGTCTGATGGTGTGCTCTCTCTGCTGAGTTGGGGAGCGTGGATGGAGGCCATGTCACTGAAGCTGGTAGAGCGCAGTCTCTGTCCCAGATGCTCCCGACCCTTTTGCGCTGGGCCAGTTCCCCAGCTCTGAGACGGTCCAGGCTCAGGAAGTGGCCTGTGTGTCAAGGTGGATTCCCATGTAGGTTTGCCTACAG
This region of Macaca fascicularis isolate 582-1 chromosome 1, T2T-MFA8v1.1 genomic DNA includes:
- the LOC102145837 gene encoding glutathione S-transferase Mu 1 isoform X3; this translates as MSMTLGYWDIRGLPYLIDGTHKITQSNAILRYIARKHNLCGETEEEKIRVDILENQAMDVSNQLARVCYSPDFEKLKPEYLEGLPTMMQHFSQFLGKRPWFVGDKITFVDFLAYDVLDLHRIFEPKCLDAFPNLKDFISHFEVGQELLSSSSPLTLASQNAGIAGMSHHAWPCFQLLDPFSDRLRAGSHIKCSIERMPLSGPRSSFIYIQYYSVLSMVRQS
- the LOC102145837 gene encoding glutathione S-transferase Mu 1 isoform X1, with translation MSMTLGYWDIRGLAHAIRLLLEYTDSSYEEKKYTMGDAPDYDRSQWLNEKFKLGLDFPNLPYLIDGTHKITQSNAILRYIARKHNLCGETEEEKIRVDILENQAMDVSNQLARVCYSPDFEKLKPEYLEGLPTMMQHFSQFLGKRPWFVGDKITFVDFLAYDVLDLHRIFEPKCLDAFPNLKDFISHFEVGQELLSSSSPLTLASQNAGIAGMSHHAWPCFQLLDPFSDRLRAGSHIKCSIERMPLSGPRSSFIYIQYYSVLSMVRQS
- the LOC102145837 gene encoding glutathione S-transferase Mu 1 isoform X2 — encoded protein: MSMTLGYWDIRGLAHAIRLLLEYTDSSYEEKKYTMGDAPDYDRSQWLNEKFKLGLDFPNLPYLIDGTHKITQSNAILRYIARKHNLCGETEEEKIRVDILENQAMDVSNQLARVCYSPDFEKLKPEYLEGLPTMMQHFSQFLGKRPWFVGDKITFVDFLAYDVLDLHRIFEPKCLDAFPNLKDFISHFEVGQELLSSSSPLTLASQNAGIAGFLWHNVMVNFLHQLDWAKGCSHGW
- the LOC102145837 gene encoding glutathione S-transferase Mu 1 isoform X8, giving the protein MDVSNQLARVCYSPDFEKLKPEYLEGLPTMMQHFSQFLGKRPWFVGDKITFVDFLAYDVLDLHRIFEPKCLDAFPNLKDFISHFEVGQELLSSSSPLTLASQNAGIAGFLWHNVMVNFLHQLDWAKGCSHGW
- the LOC102145837 gene encoding glutathione S-transferase Mu 1 isoform X6, producing MSMTLGYWDIRGLPYLIDGTHKITQSNAILRYIARKHNLCGETEEEKIRVDILENQAMDVSNQLARVCYSPDFEKLKPEYLEGLPTMMQHFSQFLGKRPWFVGDKITFVDFLAYDVLDLHRIFEPKCLDAFPNLKDFISHFEGLEKISAYMKSSRFLPKPLYTRVAVWGNK
- the LOC102145837 gene encoding glutathione S-transferase Mu 1 isoform X4 — encoded protein: MSMTLGYWDIRGLAHAIRLLLEYTDSSYEEKKYTMGDAPDYDRSQWLNEKFKLGLDFPNLPYLIDGTHKITQSNAILRYIARKHNLCGETEEEKIRVDILENQAMDVSNQLARVCYSPDFEKLKPEYLEGLPTMMQHFSQFLGKRPWFVGDKITFVDFLAYDVLDLHRIFEPKCLDAFPNLKDFISHFEGLEKISAYMKSSRFLPKPLYTRVAVWGNK
- the LOC102145837 gene encoding glutathione S-transferase Mu 1 isoform X9, with protein sequence MDVSNQLARVCYSPDFEKLKPEYLEGLPTMMQHFSQFLGKRPWFVGDKITFVDFLAYDVLDLHRIFEPKCLDAFPNLKDFISHFEGLEKISAYMKSSRFLPKPLYTRVAVWGNK
- the LOC102145837 gene encoding glutathione S-transferase Mu 1 isoform X5, translated to MSMTLGYWDIRGLAHAIRLLLEYTDSSYEEKKYTMGDAPDYDRSQWLNEKFKLGLDFPNLPYLIDGTHKITQSNAILRYIARKHNLCGETEEEKIRVDILENQAMDVSNQLARVCYSPDFEKLKPEYLEGLPTMMQHFSQFLGKRPWFVGDKITFVDFLAYDVLDLHRIFEPKCLDAFPNLKDFISHFEVSCGIM
- the LOC102145837 gene encoding glutathione S-transferase Mu 1 isoform X7 yields the protein MSMTLGYWDIRGLPYLIDGTHKITQSNAILRYIARKHNLCGETEEEKIRVDILENQAMDVSNQLARVCYSPDFEKLKPEYLEGLPTMMQHFSQFLGKRPWFVGDKITFVDFLAYDVLDLHRIFEPKCLDAFPNLKDFISHFEVSCGIM